The Archocentrus centrarchus isolate MPI-CPG fArcCen1 chromosome 7, fArcCen1, whole genome shotgun sequence genome window below encodes:
- the sdcbp2 gene encoding syntenin-2 produces MSLYPSLEDLKVDKVIKAQAQFAQTTTPMPAITEGAYQPQAATAGMPGSSLYPNLEELGDYMGLALNSDEVQKNLALMPVADNQVALPSSSGVGGMVRPVTGADIGIRRAEIRPGLREVILCKDQDKKVGLRLRAVDNGMFVQLVQANSPAALAGLRFGDQVLQINGQNCAGWSADKAHKALKAASETRIELVVRDRPFQRTVTMHKDSSGHVGFIYKNGKITSLVKDGSAARNGLLTEHYICEINGQNIIGLKDSQIKDILTTSPTTMTITIMPKFIYEHMIKRMSSGLMRSAMDHSVPEV; encoded by the exons ATGTCCCTGTACCCATCACTCGAGGACCTTAAGGTCGACAAGGTCATCAAG GCTCAGGCCCAGTTCGCCCAGACTACCACCCCCATGCCAGCCATCACTGAGGGAGCCTACCAACCTCAGGCTGCCACTGCTGGGATGCCAGGATCAA GCCTGTACCCGAATCTGGAGGAGCTGGGAGACTACATGGGACTGGCCCTCAACAGCGATGAGGTCCAGAAGAATTTGGCCTTGATGCCTGTTGCTGACAAT CAAGTGGCACTGCCCTCAAGCTCAGGTGTTGGAGGGATGGTGCGGCCGGTGACCGGAGCAGACATCGGTATCAGGAGGGCAGAAATCCGCCCAGGGCTGCGGGAGGTCATCCTCTGCAAGGACCAGGACAAGAAGGTCGGACTCCGGCTCAGGGCCGTCGACAAT gGAATGTTTGTCCAGCTGGTGCAGGCTAACTCTCCTGCTGCCCTGGCTGGGCTGCGCTTTGGGGACCAGGTCTTGCAGATCAACGGGCAGAACTGTGCTGGGTGGAGTGCGGACAAGGCCCACAAGGCTCTGAAGGCAGCGTCCGAGACCCGCATTGAGCTGGTGGTCAGAGATAG GCCATTTCAGCGCACCGTCACCATGCACAAAGACAGCTCAGGCCACGTGGGCTTTATCTACAAGAATGGAAAGATCACCTCACTGGTCAAAGATGGCTCTGCCGCCCGCAATGGCCTGCTGACTGAACATTACATCTGTGAAATTAACGGACAGAATATTATCGGACTCAAG GACTCTCAGATCAAGGACATTCTGACCACCTCTCCAACCACCATGACCATCACCATCATGCCCAAGTTCATCTACGAGCACATGATTAAGAG GATGTCCTCTGGCCTCATGCGGTCAGCCATGGATCACTCTGTCCCAGAGGTGTGA
- the snphb gene encoding syntaphilin, with protein sequence MSAPAPANRRSTSVSRRFDYCRFIELDYVPMESSYMVSMRPTKGYVSTKSPTKGYTSTKSPDRHSRTTNSPSTPRSRRTPASNRDPYGNASLSSSSNSGSCKGSECSPTKGRHQKYTSCTDNHGIRPPPPEQYLTPLQQKEVCIRHLRAKLKETINTLQDRDTEIDELRGRLYRMQEDWVEEECHRVEAQLALKEARQEIQQLKQAVDTVRIRLSDAGGFSGDVGVQKYFQDINTQNHKLENLLLSMELAQAGLAKEGEAMQGCRTRVGGSAPASVSGESPGGVPKLTVGGRGSCSCDGSPARSLTRSSTYTKLSDQALADRNDNGSDFPCLSGDGTQDSGFVCCGESNIPSQADLLLEAAFLSEETASLLNSYTQAFSHSLPHSHPHSLPNSLPNSLSHTYSHTLPHSFPHNLSHSLPHTMPHSSTYEKLCTGERLAPFRCGLGGVSCMSHPCLSHHHLYLHPLRETGIQTESCPIPTTAGYPSDLDTIAEQRTFRSQACSPTSTWMSDEGEEELDSITTTTSVTTATVMSTATEPIPVSKTPLVPPLPRSATVACSMESPLHRGKEGEEEEEKQEKEEKEKEALVTEEQVETLVIRLAEERQQTQMGSVGGKVEGQGAGEEAAQGKLCDLADLSAGSQGELKFGGCCGEGRQGGTTFENFRVGDTQQEGCPSAESTQVETPDLGPSDPGSSPAIEQPHTIQPRRSTSHEEIGGVTVVEVHDEDNDYDETKECDATGGAAAESGDSASSGTIQKSYWSRHFLVDLLAVAIPVVPTVAWLCRGPVREGQPMYHIGSLLRGCCTVALHSLRRGGGLRHYPAGGGDLGGSQI encoded by the exons GTTTGACTACTGCAGGTTCATAGAGCTAGACTACGTGCCCATGGAGTCAAGCTATATGGTGTCAATGCGCCCAACTAAAGGCTATGTATCGACCAAGTCACCGACCAAGGGATACACTTCCACCAAGTCTCCGGACCGCCATAGCCGCACAACAAACTCGCCCTCCACCCCACGTTCCCG GCGGACACCAGCCAGTAATAGAGATCCCTATGGAAACGCttccctcagcagcagcagcaactcagGCTCATGTAAAGGCAGTGAATGCAGCCCCACCAAAGG ACGTCATCAGAAGTACACATCATGTACAGACAACCATGGTATTCGTCCCCCTCCCCCAGAGCAGTACCTCACACCCCTGCAGCAGAAGGAGGTGTGTATCCGACACCTGCGGGCCAAGCTAAAAGAAACCATCAACACCCTGCAAGACAG GGACACAGAGATAGATGAGTTGAGAGGCCGGCTTTACAGGATGCAGGAGGACTGGGTTGAAGAAGAGTGCCACCGTGTAGAGGCTCAGCTGGCCCTGAAGGAGGCACGTCAGGAGATTCAGCAGCTCAAACAGGCTGTGGATACTGTTCGTATCAGGCTCAGCGATGCCGGGGGCTTCAGTGGAGATGTAGGGGTCCAGAAGTACTTCCAGGACATCAATACTCAGAACCACAAGCTGGAGAACCTTTTGCTCAGTATGGAGTTGGCCCAGGCTGGATTAGCCAAAGAGGGGGAGGCCATGCAAGGCTGTCGGACCCGTGTTGGCGGTTCAGCACCAGCATCTGTTTCAGGAGAGAGTCCTGGGGGAGTTCCCAAACTTACAGTAGGAGGACGAGGGTCTTGCTCTTGTGATGGTTCCCCAGCTCGTTCTCTAACTCGGAGTTCCACCTACACAAAGCTGAGTGATCAGGCACTGGCGGACCGGAATGACAACGGGTCGGACTTTCCTTGTCTGTCAGGTGATGGCACCCAGGACAGCGGCTTTGTGTGCTGTGGGGAGAGTAATATCCCCAGCCAggctgacctgctgctggagGCCGCCTTCCTTTCTGAGGAAACGGCATCTTTACTTAATTCCTACACGCAAGCCTTCTCCCACTCTCTGCCCCATTCTCATCCCCACTCTCTGCCAAACTCTCTGCCAAACTCTCTGTCTCACACGTACTCCCATACCTTACCTCATTCTTTCCCACACAATTTGTCCCACTCTCTGCCACACACTATGCCGCACTCTTCTACCTATGAGAAGCTGTGCACAGGTGAGCGGCTGGCACCCTTTCGTTGTGGTCTGGGTGGAGTGAGCTGTATGAGTCACCCCTGTCTTTCCCACCACCACCTGTACCTGCACCCTTTAAGGGAGACTGGTATTCAGACTGAAAGCTGCCCCATCCCTACAACAGCAGGGTATCCCTCTGATCTGGATACCATTGCAGAGCAACGCACTTTCCGCTCCCAGGCCTGCAGCCCCACCTCCACCTGGATGTCTgatgagggggaggaggagctgGATTCCATTACTACCACAACTTCAGTAACCACAGCAACTGTTATGAGTACAGCAACAGAGCCAATCCCAGTCTCCAAAACTCCACTGGTTCCACCTTTACCCCGGTCTGCCACTGTAGCATGTTCTATGGAAAGTCCTCTGCATAgagggaaagagggagaggaggaggaagaaaagcaggagaaagaggaaaaagagaaggaagCTCTTGTTACAGAGGAGCAGGTGGAGACACTTGTGATCAGACTGGCAGAAGAAAGGCAGCAGACACAGATGGGCTCAGTGGGAGGGAAGGTAGAAGGTCAGGGTGCTGGAGAGGAGGCAGCTCAAGGAAAACTGTGTGACcttgctgacttgtctgcaggCTCACAGGGTGAGCTTAAGTTTGGAGGATGCTGTGGAGAAGGCAGGCAGGGTGGGACAACATTTGAAAACTTCAGAGTGGGGGACACGCAGCAAGAAGGCTGTCCTTCAGCAGAATCAACCCAGGTAGAGACACCTGACCTGGGTCCAAGTGACCCGGGATCGTCTCCAGCTATAGAACAGCCTCACACAATCCAGCCAAGAAGGTCTACTTCCCACGAGGAAATAGGTGGTGTCACAGTGGTGGAAGTGCACGATGAGGACAATGATTACGATGAAACTAAAGAATGCGATGCCACAGGGGGCGCTGCAGCAGAGAGCGGAGATTCAGCCAGCTCCGGGACGATCCAGAAAAGCTACTGGAGTCGTCACTTCCTAGTTGATCTGCTTGCAGTGGCCATCCCGGTGGTACCAACAGTGGCATGGCTCTGCCGCGGTCCAGTCCGGGAGGGACAGCCCATGTATCACATAGGATCACTGCTGAGAGGCTGTTGCACTGTGGCGTTGCATTCACTGCGCAGGGGAGGTGGGCTGAGGCACTACCCCGCAGGCGGGGGAGACCTAGGAGGATCACAGATATAA